In Nonomuraea sp. NBC_00507, the following are encoded in one genomic region:
- a CDS encoding quinone oxidoreductase family protein — protein sequence MKAVIRDAYGPADVLRLGDVEKPAPGDDEVVLRVHAGEIEAVGAAVTRFKPGDRVFGTCDGAFAEFARTPQDRLAPIPENLTFERAAALPTSGMTALMALRDAGKVRPGQRVLVIGAGGGVGTFAM from the coding sequence ATGAAGGCCGTCATCCGCGACGCATACGGCCCGGCCGACGTCCTCCGGCTCGGGGACGTGGAGAAGCCGGCGCCCGGCGATGACGAGGTGGTGTTACGCGTCCACGCCGGGGAGATCGAGGCGGTCGGCGCCGCCGTCACCAGGTTCAAGCCCGGCGACCGGGTGTTCGGCACGTGCGACGGCGCCTTCGCCGAGTTCGCCCGCACGCCGCAGGACAGGCTTGCGCCGATTCCGGAGAACCTGACGTTCGAGCGGGCCGCGGCGCTGCCGACGTCCGGAATGACCGCGTTGATGGCGCTGCGCGATGCCGGGAAGGTGCGTCCTGGGCAGCGGGTCCTGGTCATCGGCGCCGGTGGGGGCGTGGGGACGTTCGCGATGTAG
- a CDS encoding zinc-binding dehydrogenase, with translation MRRSPACAARPRWSSSGRSAQALTPRGTFVIVGGEEGGRWLAGMDRQLRTVLLGPFTRRRPLVVFAFPKPELLERLAELAEQGKITPVVDKTFPLSEASEAVRELARGHARGKLVITV, from the coding sequence GTGCGGAGGTCACCGGCGTGTGCAGCACGTCCAAGGTGGAGCTCGTCCGGTCGATCGGCGCAGGCGCTGACCCCGCGCGGCACGTTCGTCATCGTCGGCGGGGAGGAGGGCGGCCGGTGGCTGGCCGGGATGGACCGGCAGCTCCGTACGGTCCTGCTAGGCCCGTTCACCCGCCGGCGGCCGCTGGTCGTCTTCGCCTTCCCCAAGCCGGAGCTGCTCGAGAGGCTGGCCGAGCTGGCGGAGCAGGGCAAGATCACACCGGTGGTGGACAAGACGTTCCCGCTGAGCGAGGCGTCTGAGGCCGTCCGCGAGCTCGCGAGGGGTCACGCGCGCGGCAAGCTGGTCATCACCGTGTGA
- a CDS encoding alpha/beta fold hydrolase, whose translation MQLYTRSAGTGLPVVLLHAFPLSSAMWLAQREGLATVCRVITPDLRGFGGSRLGEDEPSLDLMADDVARLLDEEGIDRAVVGGLSMGGYVTMAFCRRHPDRLLGAILADTKASSDPAPARDNRERIAQAVLSDGSDVLVSDVLPTLIGPTTKERRAMVFGRVKGLVQSAPPGAVAWAQRAMAARPDSFDTLGALKVPLLILVGEEDELSPPADAEAMARAVPGNGRLEVIPKAGHLSAVEQPEAFNAAVTEFLRTELGGVRL comes from the coding sequence GTGCAGCTCTACACGAGATCGGCCGGGACCGGACTCCCGGTTGTGCTGCTTCACGCGTTCCCGCTGTCGTCGGCGATGTGGCTGGCCCAGCGGGAAGGGCTGGCCACGGTCTGCCGGGTCATCACCCCCGACCTGCGCGGTTTCGGCGGGTCGCGGCTGGGTGAGGACGAGCCGTCGCTCGACCTCATGGCCGACGACGTCGCCAGGCTGCTGGACGAGGAGGGCATCGACAGGGCGGTGGTCGGCGGGCTGTCCATGGGCGGCTACGTGACCATGGCGTTCTGCCGGCGGCACCCCGACCGGTTGCTCGGCGCCATCCTGGCCGACACCAAGGCGAGCTCCGATCCGGCTCCGGCGAGGGACAACAGGGAGCGCATCGCGCAGGCCGTGCTGTCCGACGGGAGCGACGTGCTGGTCAGCGACGTGCTGCCGACGCTCATCGGGCCCACGACCAAGGAGCGGCGCGCCATGGTGTTCGGGCGCGTCAAAGGGCTGGTGCAGTCCGCGCCGCCGGGCGCCGTCGCCTGGGCGCAGCGAGCCATGGCGGCGCGGCCCGACTCGTTCGACACGCTGGGCGCGCTCAAGGTCCCCCTGCTGATCCTCGTGGGTGAGGAGGACGAGCTGTCGCCGCCCGCCGACGCCGAGGCGATGGCACGGGCCGTGCCCGGCAACGGCCGCCTGGAAGTCATCCCCAAGGCCGGTCATCTGAGCGCGGTCGAGCAGCCGGAGGCGTTCAACGCGGCGGTGACCGAATTCCTCAGGACGGAGCTGGGCGGCGTACGGCTGTGA
- a CDS encoding SDR family NAD(P)-dependent oxidoreductase, whose product MGAFDLSGKQALVTGASKGIGRAIALAYAEAGADVALVSRSAESLAEVGKEIEALGRRAVVIPADLTDRDAATGAVAAAVDALGRLDILVNNAGGSNFMVEFKDLRLSGWDKLMRLNLDSAMVVCHAAAPHLLERGGASVINVASVAALGAPFLAPYAAAKAGLVALTKTLAVEWAQAGVRVNALCPGWTATELNRNLWEDEAASAATVGSVPMRRWGSVEEMAQPAVFLASAASAYMTGQVLFIDGGATAI is encoded by the coding sequence GTGGGCGCGTTCGATCTGAGTGGGAAGCAGGCCCTGGTCACCGGGGCGTCGAAGGGGATCGGGCGGGCCATCGCACTCGCCTACGCCGAGGCAGGAGCCGACGTCGCGCTCGTGTCCCGGTCCGCCGAGAGCCTCGCCGAGGTCGGCAAGGAGATCGAGGCGCTGGGCCGGCGGGCCGTCGTCATCCCCGCCGACCTCACCGACCGCGACGCCGCCACCGGCGCCGTGGCGGCTGCCGTCGACGCGCTCGGCCGCCTCGACATCCTGGTCAACAACGCCGGCGGCTCGAACTTCATGGTCGAGTTCAAGGACCTGCGGTTGTCCGGCTGGGACAAGCTCATGCGGCTCAACCTGGACTCCGCCATGGTCGTCTGCCACGCGGCCGCACCGCACCTGCTGGAGCGGGGCGGCGCGTCGGTCATCAACGTGGCGTCGGTGGCCGCGCTCGGCGCGCCCTTCCTCGCCCCCTACGCCGCCGCCAAAGCGGGGCTGGTGGCGCTCACCAAGACGCTCGCCGTGGAATGGGCGCAAGCCGGCGTACGGGTGAACGCCCTGTGCCCCGGCTGGACGGCCACGGAGCTCAACCGCAATCTCTGGGAGGACGAGGCGGCCAGTGCGGCCACGGTCGGCTCCGTGCCGATGCGGCGCTGGGGGTCCGTGGAGGAGATGGCCCAGCCGGCGGTCTTCCTGGCCAGTGCGGCGTCGGCGTACATGACGGGCCAGGTCCTGTTCATCGACGGCGGCGCCACCGCCATCTGA
- a CDS encoding AI-2E family transporter: MSTEAESTAAAERDAPEAERDAPEAERDAPEAESVPKETSEGQEDLTAQPYGIPGKPLARGPFLFGLVGGLGVLTAIAIGQMVVNSLSTIILVVVAMFLAVGLNPAVEALQRKGLARRGAISIVFAGVIVAFALFGLAVVPPVSQELTEFVAAVPGYLNELQNHPTLRQLDAEYKIISQLTTFVTGTLGPSLASGIMGAGLVVLDSVFTTVTLLVLMLYFLGSLHTIKDYLLKLVPSSRRVRTRAISEQILTGIGGYVAGNVLISVIAGVLTWIFLSIADVKYALALALVVALTDLIPLVGATIGAVLVTAVALLQSLPAGIACAIFFVVYQQVENYLIYPRVMKRSVDVTPAVTVIAALFGGALLGIVGALLAIPVAAAIALIIREVVIPRQSQA, encoded by the coding sequence TTGTCCACAGAAGCCGAGTCCACGGCCGCTGCCGAGCGGGACGCGCCCGAGGCGGAGCGGGACGCGCCCGAGGCGGAGCGGGACGCGCCCGAGGCGGAGAGCGTCCCCAAGGAGACCTCGGAGGGTCAGGAGGACCTGACCGCGCAGCCGTACGGGATCCCCGGCAAGCCGCTGGCGCGCGGCCCGTTCCTGTTCGGGCTGGTCGGCGGGCTCGGGGTGCTGACGGCGATCGCGATCGGCCAGATGGTCGTCAACTCGCTGAGCACGATCATCCTCGTCGTGGTGGCGATGTTCCTGGCCGTCGGCCTCAACCCGGCCGTGGAGGCGCTGCAGCGCAAGGGCCTGGCCAGGCGGGGCGCGATCTCGATCGTGTTCGCCGGCGTCATCGTGGCGTTCGCGCTGTTCGGGCTGGCAGTGGTGCCGCCGGTGAGCCAGGAGCTGACGGAATTCGTCGCGGCGGTGCCCGGATACCTCAACGAGCTGCAGAACCATCCGACGCTGCGGCAGCTCGACGCCGAGTACAAGATCATCTCGCAGCTCACGACGTTCGTCACGGGCACGCTGGGGCCGTCGCTGGCCAGCGGGATCATGGGCGCGGGGCTGGTGGTGCTGGACAGCGTGTTCACGACCGTGACGTTGCTGGTCCTCATGCTCTACTTCCTCGGCTCGCTGCACACGATCAAGGACTACCTGCTCAAGCTGGTGCCGTCCTCGCGCCGGGTACGCACCCGCGCGATCAGCGAGCAGATCCTCACCGGCATCGGCGGCTACGTCGCGGGCAACGTGCTGATCTCGGTCATCGCGGGCGTGCTCACGTGGATCTTCCTGTCCATCGCCGACGTCAAGTACGCGCTCGCGCTCGCCCTGGTCGTCGCGCTGACGGACCTGATCCCGCTGGTGGGGGCCACGATCGGCGCGGTGCTCGTGACCGCCGTGGCACTGCTGCAGTCGCTGCCCGCGGGCATCGCCTGTGCGATCTTCTTCGTGGTCTACCAGCAGGTCGAGAACTACCTCATCTACCCCAGGGTGATGAAACGCTCGGTGGACGTGACGCCGGCCGTGACGGTGATCGCCGCGTTGTTCGGCGGCGCACTGCTGGGAATCGTCGGCGCGTTGCTGGCCATCCCGGTGGCCGCGGCGATCGCGCTGATCATCCGCGAAGTCGTCATTCCACGCCAGTCACAGGCCTGA
- a CDS encoding helix-turn-helix transcriptional regulator yields MVKPTKVTNSIRALRFAHGEMTQAELADRVGVTRQTIIAIEQGRYSPSLEMAFQIAHVFGVPLDDVFQYPNAELER; encoded by the coding sequence ATGGTGAAGCCCACGAAGGTCACGAACTCGATCCGTGCGCTGCGGTTCGCGCACGGCGAGATGACGCAGGCGGAGCTGGCCGATCGGGTCGGGGTGACCAGGCAGACCATCATCGCCATCGAACAGGGCCGCTACTCGCCGTCCCTCGAGATGGCCTTCCAGATCGCGCACGTGTTCGGCGTACCGCTCGACGACGTGTTCCAGTATCCGAACGCTGAACTGGAGAGATGA
- a CDS encoding DivIVA domain-containing protein has product MQSDIDAQLNNFFEDAPAREFDVVLRGYDRHQVHDHLKTLDQELRQAREQLTSLQRDLSDSQRQLQEQERPTYSGLGARIEQLLRLAEEQATELVQAARSEANEIKAAAKVEAADLRAAAEAEAAEKRAQATRETDEMRTAADRDAEEIRSTARREADELTNTTEREAAKLRATADHEVAEKRADAEREIAKLRTTTEREVAQLRASTKRERDEVLTTAKRQADEMRAQAQRVLEESEAKRAQDEAEFEIQLAARREEAERQEAERHATAQAHTQKLVAEAEQRAATAESRATKATQQAEQTRREADLHAKQLVANARKSAETIVADAKSSAETIVTEAKTEADRTRTAMQRQVDELTRQRDSITSHLAQLRQLLGGAALPGMDPEPAVAAAPPKPAIAAPAPAPVVEAPAPAPAPAPKVEARSEDDAEWWQE; this is encoded by the coding sequence ATGCAGTCCGACATCGACGCCCAGCTCAATAATTTCTTCGAAGACGCCCCAGCCCGCGAGTTCGACGTGGTGCTTCGTGGTTACGACCGGCATCAGGTCCACGATCATCTCAAGACTCTCGACCAAGAGCTGCGCCAGGCCCGCGAGCAACTCACCAGCCTGCAGCGCGATCTGTCCGACTCCCAGCGTCAGCTGCAGGAGCAGGAGCGCCCGACCTACTCCGGCCTCGGCGCCCGCATCGAGCAGCTGCTCCGCCTGGCCGAGGAGCAGGCCACGGAGCTGGTGCAGGCCGCCAGGTCCGAGGCCAACGAGATCAAGGCCGCCGCCAAGGTCGAGGCCGCCGACCTGCGTGCCGCCGCCGAGGCCGAGGCTGCCGAGAAGCGCGCCCAGGCCACACGCGAGACCGACGAGATGCGCACCGCCGCCGACCGGGACGCCGAGGAGATCCGCTCGACCGCCCGCCGGGAGGCGGACGAGCTGACCAACACCACCGAGCGCGAGGCCGCCAAGCTGCGGGCCACGGCCGACCACGAGGTGGCGGAGAAGCGGGCCGACGCCGAGCGGGAGATCGCCAAGCTCCGCACGACCACCGAGCGCGAGGTCGCCCAGCTGCGGGCCTCCACCAAGCGCGAGCGCGACGAGGTCCTGACCACCGCCAAGCGGCAGGCCGACGAGATGCGCGCGCAGGCTCAGCGGGTGCTGGAGGAGTCGGAGGCCAAGCGGGCGCAGGACGAGGCGGAGTTCGAGATCCAGCTCGCCGCCCGCCGGGAGGAGGCCGAGCGCCAGGAGGCCGAGCGCCACGCCACCGCCCAGGCCCACACACAGAAGCTGGTCGCCGAGGCCGAGCAGCGGGCCGCCACGGCCGAGTCGCGGGCCACGAAGGCCACCCAGCAGGCCGAGCAGACGCGCCGCGAGGCCGACCTGCACGCCAAGCAGCTCGTCGCCAACGCCCGCAAGAGCGCCGAGACCATCGTGGCCGACGCCAAGTCGAGCGCCGAGACGATCGTCACCGAGGCGAAGACCGAGGCCGACCGCACCCGCACGGCGATGCAGCGCCAGGTCGACGAGCTCACCCGCCAGCGCGACAGCATCACCAGCCACCTCGCCCAGCTGCGCCAGCTGCTCGGTGGCGCCGCCCTGCCGGGCATGGACCCCGAGCCCGCGGTCGCGGCGGCCCCGCCGAAGCCCGCGATCGCCGCGCCTGCGCCCGCGCCCGTGGTCGAGGCACCGGCCCCTGCGCCGGCGCCGGCTCCCAAGGTCGAGGCCAGGTCCGAGGATGACGCGGAGTGGTGGCAGGAGTAG
- a CDS encoding acetyl-CoA C-acetyltransferase produces MSRSVIVAGARTPVGKLLGALSGQSAVELGGIAIKAALERAGVAPEAVEYVIMGQVLQAGAGQIPSRQAAVKAGIPMTVPSITINKVCLSGLDAIALADQLIRAGEFDIVVAGGMESMTNAPHLLPGLRKGVKYGGAEVIDSMAHDGLFCAFDQCAMGESTERYNARLGIGREDQDALSARSHQLAAAAIKNGLFDDEIVPVEIPQRRGEPVVVKEDEGVRGDTTAETLAKLRPAFAADGTITAGSASQISDGACAVVVMSKSKAEELGLEWLAEIGRHGNVAGPDASLQSQPANAIKQAMAKQGVTAEDLDLIEINEAFASVVLQSAKELGVPLEKVNVNGGGIALGHPIGASGARIVLTLAYELKRRGGGLGAAGLCGGGGQGDALLITVPKS; encoded by the coding sequence ATGTCCAGGTCCGTCATCGTCGCCGGAGCGCGCACGCCCGTCGGCAAGCTGCTCGGCGCGCTGTCCGGCCAGTCGGCCGTCGAGCTGGGCGGCATCGCCATCAAGGCCGCCCTGGAGCGGGCCGGAGTGGCGCCGGAGGCCGTCGAGTACGTCATCATGGGCCAGGTCCTGCAGGCCGGCGCCGGCCAGATCCCCTCTCGCCAGGCCGCCGTCAAAGCCGGCATCCCCATGACCGTGCCCTCGATCACGATCAACAAGGTCTGCCTGTCGGGCCTGGACGCGATCGCCCTGGCCGACCAGCTCATCCGCGCGGGCGAGTTCGACATCGTGGTGGCCGGCGGCATGGAGTCCATGACCAACGCCCCCCACCTGCTGCCCGGGCTGCGCAAGGGCGTCAAGTACGGCGGCGCCGAGGTGATCGACTCGATGGCCCACGACGGCCTGTTCTGCGCGTTCGACCAGTGCGCGATGGGGGAGTCGACCGAGCGCTACAACGCCAGGCTCGGCATCGGCCGCGAGGATCAGGACGCCCTGTCGGCCCGTTCTCATCAGCTCGCCGCCGCCGCGATCAAGAACGGTCTCTTCGACGACGAGATCGTCCCGGTGGAGATCCCGCAGCGGCGCGGGGAGCCCGTGGTCGTCAAGGAGGACGAGGGCGTACGCGGGGACACCACGGCCGAGACGCTCGCCAAGCTCCGCCCGGCCTTCGCCGCCGACGGCACGATCACGGCGGGCTCGGCCTCCCAGATCTCCGACGGCGCCTGCGCCGTGGTCGTCATGTCCAAGTCGAAGGCCGAGGAGCTCGGCCTGGAGTGGCTGGCGGAGATCGGCAGGCACGGCAACGTGGCAGGCCCGGACGCCTCCCTCCAGTCGCAGCCGGCCAACGCCATCAAGCAGGCCATGGCCAAGCAGGGCGTGACGGCGGAGGACCTGGACCTGATCGAGATCAACGAGGCGTTCGCGAGCGTGGTCCTGCAGTCGGCCAAGGAGCTGGGCGTGCCGCTGGAGAAGGTCAACGTCAACGGCGGCGGCATCGCGCTGGGTCATCCGATCGGCGCGTCGGGTGCGCGGATCGTGCTGACGCTGGCGTACGAGCTGAAGCGCCGGGGCGGCGGCCTGGGCGCGGCGGGTCTGTGCGGCGGCGGCGGTCAGGGCGACGCCCTCCTCATCACCGTCCCCAAGTCCTGA
- the mce gene encoding methylmalonyl-CoA epimerase, producing MFMRIDHIGIACRDLEEKIAFFSETFELTVVAREVNEEQGVKEAMLHIADGEGGGSYIQLLEPLSEDSPVGKFLAKRGEGVHHVAFGVRDVTETMDKIHEKGVRLLDEHPRHGSMGSQIAFLHPKDVGGMLTELVQAAKRP from the coding sequence ATGTTCATGCGGATCGACCACATCGGGATCGCCTGCCGCGACCTGGAGGAGAAGATCGCGTTCTTCTCCGAGACCTTCGAGCTCACCGTGGTGGCCAGGGAGGTCAACGAGGAGCAAGGAGTGAAGGAGGCCATGCTGCACATCGCCGACGGCGAAGGCGGGGGCTCCTACATTCAGCTTCTAGAGCCTCTCTCCGAAGACTCCCCTGTGGGAAAATTCCTCGCCAAGCGGGGCGAGGGAGTCCATCACGTCGCTTTCGGTGTACGTGACGTCACAGAAACCATGGATAAGATCCACGAGAAGGGTGTGAGGCTGCTGGACGAGCATCCCCGGCACGGGTCGATGGGCTCGCAGATCGCCTTCCTGCATCCCAAGGATGTGGGGGGAATGCTGACGGAGTTGGTCCAGGCCGCCAAGCGCCCGTAA